In the Drosophila gunungcola strain Sukarami unplaced genomic scaffold, Dgunungcola_SK_2 000001F, whole genome shotgun sequence genome, one interval contains:
- the LOC128262200 gene encoding uncharacterized protein LOC128262200 — protein sequence MFKKKITNTDYGEKDQGDEDDDKVEVVRFSAVEDDIDPWEIPFPLPEHKDPSMCRDEFLSTFIEEHEWRAESIKPRSTIRAMSVVQQLEESKDPELEKGAEAMVVLQLARQRQKGNIRKTVEQFLEGIRMRSTLLAELNLEIQKAAIEFLSVRLLKQLRLFSSPWPGELEEIPYHLFSWSLKDFLMRLDIKQIYLDVINRERSAEDLDCLKFCKDLSEIELLIYEIRQDYRDDKDLCKNSLKLLRNAQYNKNAPWVKTLQSNLKTMEHEKFDSMFFKKSSSYKMIFRHTSVMDDFESASALDPIEMRYQINWIRSLTEQRLMRINGREELMRDGLKDLKELILEDESVQYSSELMYSLELGKLRASIREWQDRQDTDLEKAEVLCTVSKLALQKLKDDLKFYMEQKELYVQRLEEVQAIIALEEQREKAANESRLSRKSERKSVRKSLRKSEIKSERKSERNSDRKSERKSERKSERKSRNSKAQ from the exons atgtttaagaaaaaGATTACAAATACGGATTATGGTGAAAAGGATCAGGGGGACGAGGATGACGACAAGGTTGAGGTTGTTCGTTTCAGTGCTGTGGAAGATGACATCGACCCATGGGAGATTCCTTTCCCCTTGCCGGAGCACAAGGACCCGTCCATGTGTCGTGATGAGTTTCTCAGCACCTTCATAGAGGAGCACGAGTGGCGGGCGGAATCCATAAAGCCCAGATCGACAATTAGGGCCATGTCGGTGGTCCAGCAGCTGGAGGAGTCCAAGGACCCGGAGTTGGAAAAGGGAGCCGAGGCTATGGTGGTATTGCAGTTGGCCAGACAGCGCCAGAAGGGGAACATCAGAAAGACCGTGGAGCAGTTCTTGGAGGGCATAAGGATGCGGTCCACCCTGCTGGCGGAGCTGAATTTGGAAATTCAGAAGGCAGCCATCGAGTTTTTGTCAGTGCGTCTGCTCAAGCAACTGCGCCTCTTCTCGAGTCCCTGGCCTGGagagctggaggagatccCCTACCACCTTTTCAGCTGGTCGTTGAAGGACTTTTTGATGCGCCTGGACATAAAGCAGATCTATCTTGACGTTATTAATAGGGAGCGGAGCGCAGAGGATCTCGACTGCCTTAAGTTCTGCAAGGATCTGAGTGAAATCGAACTCCTTATATATGAAATCCGACAGGACTATCGCGACGATAAGGATCTTTGCAAAAATAGCCTTAAGTTGTTGCG GAATGCccaatataacaaaaatgcGCCATGGGTCAAGACCCTTCAAAGTAATCTCAAAACCATGGAACATGAAAAGTTTGACTCcatgttttttaagaaaagcAGCTCCTATAAGATGATATTTCGTCACACATCGGTAATGGACGACTTCGAGAGCGCCTCGG CTTTGGATCCCATCGAGATGCGTTATCAAATCAATTGGATAAGAAGCCTTACGGAGCAGCGACTGATGCGGATAAATGGACGGGAGGAGTTGATGAGAGACGGACTAAAGGATCTGAAGGAACTTATTTTGGAGGACGAATCAGTGCAGTACTCCTCGGAGCTCATGTATTCCTTGGAATTGGGCAAGCTGAGGGCGAGCATCAGGGAGTGGCAGGATCGACAAGACACCGATCTGGAGAAAGCCGAAGTCCTGTGTACGGTATCAAAGCTGGCTCTTCAAAAGTTAAAGGACGATCTCAAGTTCTACATGGAGCAGAAGGAATTGTACGTACAACGGTTAGAAGAGGTGCAAGCCATTATAGCCCTCGAGGAACAGAGG GAAAAGGCCGCTAATGAAAGCCGATTGTCGAGGAAGTCTGAGAGAAAGTCTGTTAGAAAGTCTTTGAGGAAGTCTGAGATAAAGTCAGAGAGAAAGTCGGAGAGAAACTCAGATAGAAAGTCCGAAAGAAAGTCCGAGAGAAAATCTGAAAGGAAATCCAGAAATTCAAAAGCGCAATAG
- the LOC128262203 gene encoding uncharacterized protein LOC128262203 gives MIKEQKETDTTSDPYEIKFPLPDHLDPSQCRDEFLNEIIEEHERKLSVERAGSSIRPLTIFESFVVAGDPEIEKGAEAMVVRQLERQRQKGFRNKTVEQFIENIRLRSTQLVALNCQIQKSAIEFLSVRLLKQLRLFSSPWPGKLDEMPYHLFSWSLEHFLVRLEHNQMYLDVINRERSTEDLDCLKFRNDLNEIEQIIHEIREDYRRDENLCECSIQLIRDCKYNTDGFWVKGLQENLGIKENLKSNNLAAKPSVFLLENRKTLLMGLMEDVSAIDPIELRYQIKWVNSCMDQRLMLLNDREEMLKKELSDLLAKLELDEMVHRNSELVYAWEVDKLRRNSREWQVKLDNDLENAEVKCTITKLALQKVRDDQKFYSEQEEMYRRRIAEVKELMEAEEKIRKRKQAKTLEAVEDAVKAIEAVYKPEEPKKKKSAKF, from the exons atgattaagGAACAGAAAGAAACCGACACTACTTCTGATCCGTATGAGATTAAGTTCCCCTTGCCGGACCACCTTGATCCATCCCAGTGCCGTGATGAGTTTCTCAACGAGATAATAGAGGAGCACGAACGAAAGTTGAGTGTGGAGAGGGCCGGATCGTCAATTCGGCCATTAACGATCTTCGAAAGTTTTGTGGTTGCCGGGGATCCGGAGATCGAAAAGGGGGCCGAGGCCATGGTGGTGCGCCAGTTGGAGAGGCAGCGCCAGAAAGGCTTCAGGAACAAGACCGTGGAGCAGTTTATAGAGAACATTAGACTACGGTCCACCCAGCTGGTGGCCTTGAATTGCCAAATCCAGAAGTCGGCCATCGAGTTTTTGTCAGTGCGACTGCTGAAGCAGTTGCGCCTCTTTTCGAGTCCTTGGCCGGGAAAGCTGGACGAGATGCCGTACCACCTGTTCAGCTGGTCGCTGGAACACTTCTTGGTACGACTGGAACATAACCAGATGTACCTAGACGTGATCAATCGGGAGCGGAGCACGGAGGATCTCGACTGCCTTAAGTTTCGAAACGATCTAAATGAGATCGAACAAATTATACATGAAATCCGGGAGGACTATAGAAGAGATGAAAACCTCTGCGAATGTAGCATACAACTTATACG tgATTGCAAATACAATACGGATGGTTTCTGGGTTAAGGGCCTCCAGGAGAATCTCGGAATAAAGGAAAACCTAAAGTCCAATAACTTAGCGGCAAAACCAAGCGTTTTTCTTTTGGAGAACCGTAAGACGCTTCTTATGGGTCTTATGGAGGATGTTAGTG CTATTGATCCGATAGAGTTGCGTTACCAGATCAAATGGGTAAACAGCTGTATGGATCAGCGGCTAATGCTTCTAAATGACCGTGAGGAGATGCTGAAGAAGGAGCTTAGTGATTTACTGGCCAAGCTGGAACTAGACGAAATGGTGCATCGCAACTCAGAGTTAGTCTACGCCTGGGAAGTCGACAAGCTGAGGAGAAACTCCAGGGAGTGGCAAGTCAAGCTGGACAACGATCTGGAAAATGCGGAAGTGAAGTGCACTATCACTAAGCTTGCTCTGCAAAAGGTCAGGGACGATCAGAAATTCTACTCGGAGCAGGAGGAAATGTACCGGCGAAGAATAGCTGAAGTGAAGGAGCTCATGGAGGCGGAGGAGAAAATTCGCAAGCGAAAACAG GCTAAAACTTTGGAGGCTGTTGAGGACGCAGTAAAGGCCATTGAGGCGGTTTATAAGCCAGAGgaacccaaaaagaaaaagtcgGCGAAATTCTAA
- the LOC128262181 gene encoding coiled-coil domain-containing protein 170 isoform X1 gives MPTNPRPTTNGNTPEDWQVFEVLFGAENGTKFSPERMTTISPLRQPLPSYQLDTSCGNAGITVTEHHHGLDMTTTLRSELAALSYKKERLTGELAETRTALCSKEAEIENLRAQAARQTALIGSLQSRLQNSESREQSVQARCDSTIQTVQREKRSSDERNKELICKIQHLETHVASEESQKDQAKAQLHDLLRRLSISLGMDVCDGNQNSHATPECIVSRAEEVMVELQRTKAKVSSTCDTLSSCENELLNLKSLAIIEKQRLTAQLDGAGNHNHELEGRCRQYERDLQIQRDRLTESEINGEKLKEELRGFESRCHRLQNNLDRTQGDRLQFLRGLSNLLNVPEPCETLIKDKLRETLAENQAMHAQMHSLRDQLTSEHEKLKETQQTTECRLRSGEAQKCELTERLEKCHAEIHTLRKDHMGLSEFLQRLANAMNWSECSAPPALGTDTNLMAENLLERAERLTAHCEHEVSHHHHHHSPEKGCCDHGHAHGHGHGKLRRERSCHDIPLKESSSVYNLQRRVRVLREQVQRRDLHLELLRRKLAIIEDGARGKCMLQGERDEAVCRAKKAAKQVDKLSAQLADARSQIAEVKAQLAEAVEYKITSLERARKIDELTTQVCDLEDEKTRLLSQLNALKERLKSSCESNQNRRCRDEALINSMRDDVNRLSSQLSDANQRLSHLQSFRTSVARTLHLRDLPETDLLHRLQALCSAHQEFTMLSKRYETASPVGDHPCPRYDDPIPPSAHCRPPRELSPPPPTSFHNKATLHSGNGHHPPSEHHHGSSSHVHNHHGHGHGHGHGSHSRRQRSKSRDKRLHDECFDTDVHRLHHGCKEELLATGSEDDYDFKSKYC, from the exons ATGCCAACAAATCCGCGACCCACGACCAATGGCAACACACCGGAGGATTGGCAGGTCTTTGAGGTGCTATTCGGCGCTGAAAATGGCACAAAATTCAGTCCGGAAAGGATGACCACAATTTCACCTTTGAGACAACCGCTTCCATCTTACCAG CTGGACACATCTTGTGGCAATGCGGGAATCACTGTCACAGAACATCATCATGGACTGGATATGACCACCACATTGCGCAGCGAATTGGCTGCTTTGTCCTACAAAAAGGAGCGACTTACAGGAGAG CTCGCTGAAACCCGTACCGCCTTGTGCAGCAAAGAAGcggaaattgaaaatctgcgAGCCCAGGCTGCTCGACAGACGGCTCTCATCGGATCCCTCCAGAGTCGCCTGCAAAACTCCGAGAGCAGGGAGCAGTCCGTCCAGGCGAGATGTGATTCCACCATTCAGACGGTGCAGCGGGAAAAGCGGAGTTCCGATGAGCGGAACAAGGAGCTGATCTGCAAGATTCAGCACCTGGAAACGCATGTGGCCAGCGAGGAATCCCAAAAGGACCAGGCCAAGGCCCAGTTGCACGATCTCCTGCGCCGACTCAGCATCAGTTTGGGCATGGATGTGTGCGACGGCAATCAGAACTCGCATGCCACACCCGAGTGCATTGTGTCCCGGGCCGAGGAGGTGATGGTGGAGCTGCAAAGGACCAAGGCCAAGGTCAGTTCCACCTGCGATACCCTCAGCTCGTGCGAGAATGAGCTGCTCAACCTGAAATCACTGGCCATTATCGAGAAGCAACGACTCACGGCCCAGCTCGATGGGGCAGGAAATCACAATCACGAGCTTGAAGGACGTTGTCGGCAGTACGAAAGGGATCTCCAGATTCAGAGGGATCGTCTAACCGAGTCGGAAATCAACGGGGAGAAACTCAAGGAGGAGCTGCGTGGCTTCGAGTCGCGTTGTCATCGCCTGCAGAACAATCTGGACCGGACTCAGGGCGATCGTCTGCAGTTCTTGCGCGGATTGAGCAATCTCCTCAATGTTCCCGAACCCTGCGAAACTCTTATCAAGGACAAGTTAAGGGAGACCCTGGCGGAAAATCAGGCCATGCATGCG CAAATGCATTCGCTGCGAGATCAGTTGACCTCGGAGCACGAAAAACTGAAGGAGACCCAGCAGACCACCGAATGTCGCCTTCGTTCTGGAGAGGCTCAGAAGTGTGAGCTAACTGAGCGGCTGGAGAAGTGCCATGCCGAGATCCATACTCTGCGCAAGGATCACATGGGTCTGTCGGAGTTCCTGCAACGCCTGGCCAATGCCATGAACTGGAGTGAGTGCTCTGCCCCACCAGCCCTGGGCACCGATACCAACCTGATGGCGGAGAATCTGCTGGAAAGAGCCGAGAGACTCACCGCCCACTGCGAGCACGAAGTGtcgcatcatcatcaccatcacaGCCCGGAGAAGGGATGCTGTGATCACGGACATGcccatggccatggccatgggAAACTGCGCCGGGAGAGATCGTGTCATGACATTCCCCTGAAGGAGAGCAGCAGTGTGTACAACCTACAGCGACGAGTTCGCGTCCTCAGGGAGCAAGTGCAGCGTCGGGATCTGCACTTGGAGCTGCTGCGTCGTAAGTTGGCCATAATTGAGGATGGTGCTCGGGGCAAGTGCATGCTGCAGGGCGAACGGGACGAGGCTGTTTGCCGGGCCAAAAAGGCGGCCAAACAGGTGGACAAGCTGAGTGCCCAGCTGGCTGATGCTAGATCCCAGATAGCCGAAGTCAAGGCCCAATTGGCCGAGGCAGTGGAGTACAAGATCACCTCGCTGGAACGGGCCAGGAAGATCGATGAGTTGACCACCCAGGTGTGTGATCTGGAGGACGAAAAGACCCGGCTGTTGTCCCAACTGAATGCCCTGAAGGAGCGCCTCAAGTCCTCCTGCGAGTCCAACCAAAATCGTAGATGTCGTGATGAGGCTCTAATAAAT TCCATGCGCGATGATGTCAACCGTCTCAGTTCACAACTTTCGGATGCCAATCAACGACTGTCCCACTTGCAATCCTTCCGCACTTCGGTGGCCAGGACACTGCATCTTAGGGATCTGCCGGAAACCGATCTACTGCATCGCCTCCAGGCCTTGTGCTCCGCCCATCAGGAGTTTACCATGCTCTCGAAACGCTATGAGACAGCTTCGCCAGTTGGCGACCATCCGTGTCCTCGTTACGATGACCCCATACCACCTTCCGCCCACTGTCGCCCACCCAGGGAGCTCAGTCCTCCGCCTCCAACTTCCTTCCATAACAAGGCAACACTCCACTCCGGCAACGGCCATCACCCACCGTCTGAGCACCACCATGGCTCCAGTAGCCATGTCCACAATCATCACGGACACGGACATGGTCATGGCCACGGATCCCATTCAAGACGCCAACGCAGCAAAAGCCGGGATAAACGGCTTCACGACGAGTGCTTCGACACGGATGTGCATCGATTGCATCACGGCTGCAAGGAGGAGCTACTGGCCACCGGATCCGAGGATGACTATGACTTCAAGAGCAAATACTGCTAA
- the LOC128262181 gene encoding coiled-coil domain-containing protein 170 isoform X2 yields MPSDNHLHHHHLGHSGGLSPHHHHLLDTSCGNAGITVTEHHHGLDMTTTLRSELAALSYKKERLTGELAETRTALCSKEAEIENLRAQAARQTALIGSLQSRLQNSESREQSVQARCDSTIQTVQREKRSSDERNKELICKIQHLETHVASEESQKDQAKAQLHDLLRRLSISLGMDVCDGNQNSHATPECIVSRAEEVMVELQRTKAKVSSTCDTLSSCENELLNLKSLAIIEKQRLTAQLDGAGNHNHELEGRCRQYERDLQIQRDRLTESEINGEKLKEELRGFESRCHRLQNNLDRTQGDRLQFLRGLSNLLNVPEPCETLIKDKLRETLAENQAMHAQMHSLRDQLTSEHEKLKETQQTTECRLRSGEAQKCELTERLEKCHAEIHTLRKDHMGLSEFLQRLANAMNWSECSAPPALGTDTNLMAENLLERAERLTAHCEHEVSHHHHHHSPEKGCCDHGHAHGHGHGKLRRERSCHDIPLKESSSVYNLQRRVRVLREQVQRRDLHLELLRRKLAIIEDGARGKCMLQGERDEAVCRAKKAAKQVDKLSAQLADARSQIAEVKAQLAEAVEYKITSLERARKIDELTTQVCDLEDEKTRLLSQLNALKERLKSSCESNQNRRCRDEALINSMRDDVNRLSSQLSDANQRLSHLQSFRTSVARTLHLRDLPETDLLHRLQALCSAHQEFTMLSKRYETASPVGDHPCPRYDDPIPPSAHCRPPRELSPPPPTSFHNKATLHSGNGHHPPSEHHHGSSSHVHNHHGHGHGHGHGSHSRRQRSKSRDKRLHDECFDTDVHRLHHGCKEELLATGSEDDYDFKSKYC; encoded by the exons ATGCCAAGTGATAATCATCTGCATCACCACCACTTGGGACACAGTGGTGGCCTGTCGccgcatcatcatcatttg CTGGACACATCTTGTGGCAATGCGGGAATCACTGTCACAGAACATCATCATGGACTGGATATGACCACCACATTGCGCAGCGAATTGGCTGCTTTGTCCTACAAAAAGGAGCGACTTACAGGAGAG CTCGCTGAAACCCGTACCGCCTTGTGCAGCAAAGAAGcggaaattgaaaatctgcgAGCCCAGGCTGCTCGACAGACGGCTCTCATCGGATCCCTCCAGAGTCGCCTGCAAAACTCCGAGAGCAGGGAGCAGTCCGTCCAGGCGAGATGTGATTCCACCATTCAGACGGTGCAGCGGGAAAAGCGGAGTTCCGATGAGCGGAACAAGGAGCTGATCTGCAAGATTCAGCACCTGGAAACGCATGTGGCCAGCGAGGAATCCCAAAAGGACCAGGCCAAGGCCCAGTTGCACGATCTCCTGCGCCGACTCAGCATCAGTTTGGGCATGGATGTGTGCGACGGCAATCAGAACTCGCATGCCACACCCGAGTGCATTGTGTCCCGGGCCGAGGAGGTGATGGTGGAGCTGCAAAGGACCAAGGCCAAGGTCAGTTCCACCTGCGATACCCTCAGCTCGTGCGAGAATGAGCTGCTCAACCTGAAATCACTGGCCATTATCGAGAAGCAACGACTCACGGCCCAGCTCGATGGGGCAGGAAATCACAATCACGAGCTTGAAGGACGTTGTCGGCAGTACGAAAGGGATCTCCAGATTCAGAGGGATCGTCTAACCGAGTCGGAAATCAACGGGGAGAAACTCAAGGAGGAGCTGCGTGGCTTCGAGTCGCGTTGTCATCGCCTGCAGAACAATCTGGACCGGACTCAGGGCGATCGTCTGCAGTTCTTGCGCGGATTGAGCAATCTCCTCAATGTTCCCGAACCCTGCGAAACTCTTATCAAGGACAAGTTAAGGGAGACCCTGGCGGAAAATCAGGCCATGCATGCG CAAATGCATTCGCTGCGAGATCAGTTGACCTCGGAGCACGAAAAACTGAAGGAGACCCAGCAGACCACCGAATGTCGCCTTCGTTCTGGAGAGGCTCAGAAGTGTGAGCTAACTGAGCGGCTGGAGAAGTGCCATGCCGAGATCCATACTCTGCGCAAGGATCACATGGGTCTGTCGGAGTTCCTGCAACGCCTGGCCAATGCCATGAACTGGAGTGAGTGCTCTGCCCCACCAGCCCTGGGCACCGATACCAACCTGATGGCGGAGAATCTGCTGGAAAGAGCCGAGAGACTCACCGCCCACTGCGAGCACGAAGTGtcgcatcatcatcaccatcacaGCCCGGAGAAGGGATGCTGTGATCACGGACATGcccatggccatggccatgggAAACTGCGCCGGGAGAGATCGTGTCATGACATTCCCCTGAAGGAGAGCAGCAGTGTGTACAACCTACAGCGACGAGTTCGCGTCCTCAGGGAGCAAGTGCAGCGTCGGGATCTGCACTTGGAGCTGCTGCGTCGTAAGTTGGCCATAATTGAGGATGGTGCTCGGGGCAAGTGCATGCTGCAGGGCGAACGGGACGAGGCTGTTTGCCGGGCCAAAAAGGCGGCCAAACAGGTGGACAAGCTGAGTGCCCAGCTGGCTGATGCTAGATCCCAGATAGCCGAAGTCAAGGCCCAATTGGCCGAGGCAGTGGAGTACAAGATCACCTCGCTGGAACGGGCCAGGAAGATCGATGAGTTGACCACCCAGGTGTGTGATCTGGAGGACGAAAAGACCCGGCTGTTGTCCCAACTGAATGCCCTGAAGGAGCGCCTCAAGTCCTCCTGCGAGTCCAACCAAAATCGTAGATGTCGTGATGAGGCTCTAATAAAT TCCATGCGCGATGATGTCAACCGTCTCAGTTCACAACTTTCGGATGCCAATCAACGACTGTCCCACTTGCAATCCTTCCGCACTTCGGTGGCCAGGACACTGCATCTTAGGGATCTGCCGGAAACCGATCTACTGCATCGCCTCCAGGCCTTGTGCTCCGCCCATCAGGAGTTTACCATGCTCTCGAAACGCTATGAGACAGCTTCGCCAGTTGGCGACCATCCGTGTCCTCGTTACGATGACCCCATACCACCTTCCGCCCACTGTCGCCCACCCAGGGAGCTCAGTCCTCCGCCTCCAACTTCCTTCCATAACAAGGCAACACTCCACTCCGGCAACGGCCATCACCCACCGTCTGAGCACCACCATGGCTCCAGTAGCCATGTCCACAATCATCACGGACACGGACATGGTCATGGCCACGGATCCCATTCAAGACGCCAACGCAGCAAAAGCCGGGATAAACGGCTTCACGACGAGTGCTTCGACACGGATGTGCATCGATTGCATCACGGCTGCAAGGAGGAGCTACTGGCCACCGGATCCGAGGATGACTATGACTTCAAGAGCAAATACTGCTAA